AGAAGCCGGAATGGACCTTCAACATGCTGCTGAGGCACGGCGTCCGTTCGTGCTTGGAATACGCGAAGAGCTTCGATCTGGAGCGAGCCCGGTCACTCTCCAACCCGGACCTAGCTCCGCACCTCGAGTTCGTCGACCTGGGAGGACACGGTTATGCGAAGGTCCAACTGTCGGCCGATGTGATGCGCACCGAGTTTGTCTGCGTCCCGCGCCCCATTACCCGTAGCGAAAAACCAGACGGCGGGCCAATCAGGTATCGGGTATTACACACTGTGGCACTGTGGAAAAGCGGAGAGCGCCCGCAGCTTAAGACATCGGTTCTTGAAGGGGACGCTGGACTGTCGATTTGAATGAAACCAGCGGTCGCGGACCCGTAAGAAAGCTCCGTCTCCGGGCAGGAAGTAGCGGATCGCGCGCGACTAATGCACAGGGACCTCGGAGCCGACATGCGGCTCCGGGAGATAGAAGAACAGAATGCCGACGATCAGGTAAACCGAGAGCAGCTGCACTCCCTCGATCCAGTTCGTTTCGCCGTCGCCGCTGATCTGGAAAATAATGTAGACGGACGCAACCACGGCGAAAATTTCCGGCAGGGTAAACTCGAGGTCCATCGGGCGGCCGAAAAAGTAGGAGAGAAAAACCAGGAGCGGGGCGACGAAAAGCGCGATCTGCAGGCTCGAACCAATGGCGATGCCGACACTGAGATCCATTTTGTTTTTCATGGCCATGACGATGGCGGTCGAGTGCTCCGCGGCGTTACCGACAATCGCCACCACGATCACGCCGACAAAAACTTCCGTCACGCCGAAGGAAGCGCGGACACTTTCGATCGTGCCGACAAGAAATTCCGAGAGGACTGAAACTACCGCGGTCGCGATCACGAGGATTACCGCCGCTTTTGCGGAGCTCCAGTGCTCGACGTGTTTATCCAGCTCCCCTTCGCTCCCGACGAAGAAATGTTTGTGCGTGCCCAGGGCGAACCAGAGCATGCAGAGGTAGGTCAGGAAAAGAACGATGGCGATGCTTAACGAAAGCTGGCGCTCGACCACCGGGCTCCACCCTTCGGGACTGGCGGCGGCGGCCATGTGAAAGACGGTCGGAATGATCAGGGCAATCGCGGCGAGGGAGAGCGAAATGACCACGGTGCGGGCGCCCGTCTTGTTAAAACGCTGTTCCTTGTGTTTGACCCCTCCGAGGAGAATCGACAAACCGAGGACGAGGAGAATGTTCCCAATGATCGAG
This Chthoniobacterales bacterium DNA region includes the following protein-coding sequences:
- the cax gene encoding calcium/proton exchanger, translating into MKSWMNWLLVLVPVAIALRFWPAIANPTALFICSALAIIPVAGWIGRATEALASRMGEGLGGLLNATFGNAAELIIAGIALSKGLTNVVKASITGSIIGNILLVLGLSILLGGVKHKEQRFNKTGARTVVISLSLAAIALIIPTVFHMAAAASPEGWSPVVERQLSLSIAIVLFLTYLCMLWFALGTHKHFFVGSEGELDKHVEHWSSAKAAVILVIATAVVSVLSEFLVGTIESVRASFGVTEVFVGVIVVAIVGNAAEHSTAIVMAMKNKMDLSVGIAIGSSLQIALFVAPLLVFLSYFFGRPMDLEFTLPEIFAVVASVYIIFQISGDGETNWIEGVQLLSVYLIVGILFFYLPEPHVGSEVPVH